The following coding sequences lie in one Mycoplasma tauri genomic window:
- a CDS encoding MSC_0624 family F1-like ATPase-associated membrane protein has translation MTNTKTIEYNKKIYDDSQNIAESKRINITANIYKAIMLLYLFVSFITILFTIKNSFFNQKNFSDLKIIFDFSSKEYEGWNWLIIFRILIISFIYFYPLLKGFININKNKEHIKIYSIWFTLYLVLSLVGFSLFHLVHVSDTTNVKNLLYALIPILLVDISYTLFNYFIKRRLFPIVFSSKTPLIIDIVSRITLCALTITVFMFWIGENPSGEALFNNKFYNWLHQLFNTKSITNLLIITSLSLIIGLLLTGLKIYSIYEIIYRQYDFVNFKSRISFYLTTLSAILIWLLSLFSLKIPTNNYFRPEEINYLGLLYGISNILIASLFAFLVITNFFNKKIVLNSNLLNVLYLAFFQLISWTIFLMSSFAKYSSIVNLINLFLTIFSSVTMFFIYYKKNKILNYLNLYFVGINIAIIVVISFIFGLNQVLLSESNKAFYIINSHLSLMQILTIITVFFQLAFITIVTIYIFKTIIKISKVENKEKVEAKNEKIKQTK, from the coding sequence ATGACAAACACTAAAACTATCGAATATAATAAAAAAATATATGATGATAGTCAAAATATTGCAGAATCAAAAAGAATTAATATAACAGCAAATATTTATAAAGCTATTATGCTTTTATATTTATTTGTCTCATTTATAACAATATTATTTACAATAAAAAATAGCTTTTTTAACCAAAAGAATTTTTCTGATTTGAAAATTATTTTTGACTTCTCATCCAAGGAATATGAAGGATGAAATTGATTAATTATTTTTAGAATATTAATTATTTCGTTTATTTATTTTTATCCTCTACTTAAAGGATTTATCAATATAAATAAAAATAAAGAACATATAAAAATTTACTCCATTTGGTTCACTTTATATTTAGTTTTATCATTAGTAGGATTTTCATTATTTCATTTAGTACATGTTTCTGATACTACCAATGTTAAAAATTTACTTTATGCTTTAATACCAATATTATTAGTTGATATTTCATACACTTTATTTAATTACTTTATTAAAAGAAGATTGTTCCCTATTGTATTTTCAAGCAAAACTCCTCTTATTATTGATATCGTTTCTAGAATCACTCTTTGTGCTTTGACAATAACAGTTTTTATGTTTTGAATAGGGGAAAACCCATCCGGAGAAGCATTATTTAACAATAAATTTTACAATTGACTACATCAGCTTTTTAATACTAAAAGTATTACTAATTTATTAATAATTACTAGCTTATCATTAATAATTGGATTACTTTTAACTGGTTTAAAAATTTATTCTATCTATGAAATAATTTATAGACAGTATGATTTTGTTAATTTTAAAAGTAGAATTTCATTTTACTTAACAACATTGAGTGCAATTTTAATTTGATTACTTTCTCTTTTTAGCTTAAAAATACCGACAAATAATTACTTTAGGCCAGAAGAAATTAATTATTTAGGGCTTTTATATGGAATAAGCAACATTTTAATTGCTTCATTATTTGCATTTTTAGTAATAACTAACTTTTTTAACAAAAAAATAGTTCTGAATAGTAACCTACTTAATGTTTTATATCTTGCTTTCTTCCAACTTATATCATGAACAATTTTTCTAATGTCATCATTTGCAAAGTATTCTTCTATTGTTAATCTTATTAATTTATTCTTAACAATTTTTTCAAGTGTAACAATGTTCTTTATTTATTATAAAAAGAACAAAATACTTAATTATTTAAACCTTTATTTCGTAGGCATAAACATTGCAATAATTGTTGTAATTTCATTTATATTTGGATTAAACCAAGTGTTATTAAGTGAATCTAATAAGGCTTTTTACATCATTAATTCTCATTTGTCATTAATGCAAATTTTAACAATAATCACAGTGTTTTTCCAACTAGCTTTTATAACAATAGTTACAATTTACATATTTAAAACAATAATAAAAATTTCTAAAGTGGAAAATAAAGAGAAAGTCGAGGCTAAAAATGAAAAAATCAAACAAACTAAATAA
- a CDS encoding DUF2714 domain-containing protein yields MKKSNKLNNGEFQIFNLYKEAINSDIFVSYEKVVASSLLESSLGFKSPEYLEFDRMYNEGISKKFDLIFDFFIVHFDVDLKINMQALVPTIKFEESSNVDGINFKSNQPGKLGDFLTKINSRIETLLEKGMYVEIFPNIVVFKSKNTNSLKIVFDSSQVLYRG; encoded by the coding sequence ATGAAAAAATCAAACAAACTAAATAACGGCGAATTTCAAATTTTTAACTTGTATAAAGAAGCAATTAATTCAGATATTTTTGTAAGTTACGAAAAGGTAGTAGCAAGTTCACTATTAGAATCTAGCCTAGGGTTTAAATCGCCTGAGTACTTAGAATTCGATAGAATGTACAACGAAGGCATAAGCAAAAAATTTGATTTAATTTTTGATTTTTTCATTGTTCACTTTGATGTTGATTTAAAAATAAATATGCAAGCACTTGTTCCTACAATAAAATTTGAAGAAAGTAGCAATGTTGACGGCATCAACTTTAAATCAAATCAACCAGGCAAATTAGGTGATTTTCTGACAAAAATTAATTCAAGAATTGAAACTCTTTTAGAAAAAGGAATGTATGTAGAAATTTTTCCAAATATTGTTGTATTTAAGTCAAAAAATACAAATTCACTAAAAATTGTTTTCGATAGTTCACAAGTTTTATATAGAGGTTAA